In Sciurus carolinensis chromosome 13, mSciCar1.2, whole genome shotgun sequence, a genomic segment contains:
- the LOC124963514 gene encoding zinc finger protein 664-like, with translation MITLNPQTYTFNDCGNVPVYSLLLNQNSDGDFWEACSTCNEASNTFSQVSAPSNYQCTYVGGKEYECSKTQNFSFGCNTRKHECAHCAQNLYHDNRCGKVPPQCSELIAPPGTQSQEKPCTCEECERASHPTASPPGHRGAQPAREPRKVKERVQAWSSAPLSKQVGYHSSDQHDKFKECGKTLNQGPPPVKQHRIHTAEKPYKCGQCGKSFKNCSILSKHPRCHSSGETYKCKDCDKVFKNFSILTQHQRIHTREKPYKCEECGKTFTSRAHLAQHQIIHTGEKPYPCEVCGKAFNKQSCLTRHQKIHTVEKPYKCDKCGKAFRSHSCLTQHQRNHIGKKFYKCEECGKAFNKKSYLTQHQRIHTGGKPYKCKECSKAFMCSSSLTKHQRIHTGEKPYKCGECGKGFTQRVGLTQHQRIHTGEKSYKCEECGKGFDQIAWLTQHQRNHSGERQYK, from the exons ATGATCACGCTCAA cccccaaacgtACACTTTCAATGATTGTGGGAATGTCCCTGTGTATTCATTACTGCTTAATCAAAATTCAGATGGAGATTTCTGGGAAGCATGCAGCACATGCAATGAAGCAAGCAACACCTTCAGCCAGGTCTCTGCCCCAAGCAATTACCAGTGCACTTATGTTGGAGGAAAAGAGTATGAATGTAGCAAGACACAGAACTTCAGCTTTGGTTGCAATACGAGAAAACACGAGTGTGCTCACTGTGCCCAGAACCTTTACCATGACAACAGGTGTGGGAAAGTCCCTCCTCAGTGCTCAGAGCTCATTGCCCCTCCAGGTACTCAGAGCCAAGAGaagccttgcacatgtgaggaaTGTGAGAGAGCTTCCCATCCAACTGCAAGTCCTCCTGGACACAGGGGAGCTCAGCCTGCAAGGGAGCCACGCAAAGTGAAGGAGCGTGTCCAAGCATGGAGTTCTGCACCCCTTTCTAAACAGGTCGGGTACCACAGTAGTGATCAACACGACAAGtttaaagaatgtggcaaaactttgaATCAAGGACCACCCCCTGTTAAGCAGCACAGAATTCATACTgcagagaaaccctacaaatgtggACAATGTGGcaaatcctttaaaaattgttcaatCCTTTCTAAACACCCGAGATGTCATAGCAGTGGGGAAACTTACAAATGTAAAGACTGTGACaaagtttttaagaatttttcaatCCTTACTCAACATCAAAGGATTCATACAAgagagaagccctataaatgtgaagaatgtggcaaaacttttactAGTAGGGCACACCTTGCCcaacaccagataattcatactggagagaaaccctacccATGTGAAgtatgtggcaaagcttttaataaacAATCATGCCTTACTcgacaccagaaaattcatactgtagagaagccctacaaatgtgatAAATGTGGGAAAGCTTTTAGGTCTCATTcatgccttactcaacaccagagaaatCATATTGGAAAGAAGttctacaaatgtgaagaatgtggcaaagcttttaataaaaagtcataccttactcaacaccaaagaattcatactggagggaagccctacaaatgtaaggAATGCAGCAAAGCTTTTATGTGTAGTTCATCCCTTAccaaacaccagagaattcatactggagagaagccctacaaatgtggAGAATGTGGGAAAGGTTTTACTCAAAGAGTaggccttactcaacaccagagaattcatactggagagaagtcctacAAATGTGAAGAGTGTGGGAAAGGTTTTGATCAAATTGCATggcttactcaacaccagagaaatCATAGTGGGGAGAGGCAGTACAAGTGA